atattaccttatttatattattattattatatattattattatatttttatttatttatattatatatttaggtgtgtatatgaatttaatatgacactattataataaattatctacatatcaagagaacattgataacaaggtggacttggaaattgctatttgcttgccgatagaggctatccccacaaccctatcttttaacgtgattaattaacccacatactcaatcggaacgatttaaaatgaatcacatattaaaacaagaaatactatagaggtaatctttttttttagttaagagcttgttatactgtattgtaaaataatttaagcgaataatgtataattttcagaatgcattggtgtttgtaaaagaagactccctgtatatcattgaaaagtagattaaaactagaaaatatgcaagctgttattatagctgccatgctgcataataccgtcagaagtatgaatttagaagaattagaatcagaaatttcagtcgcagatacattacaggaaaataatataattgtttgtaacaatttttcaaaacttacatctgaaatacaactatgtacttataaataattgcttccaaagataatttataaaataaactccaaagataatttgactattttttattttccaaaatgataattacatggtagttagtacatgcaagatatttaatttagaatttgtacatatacttaaaaaactatctaacataaaattattattgcctacttaatttatgaaatttaatattccttttaagtaatttttaattttttaaattatctaagtctaacttaacttttgctacaacaatctccttttctttattttccaagtcaagtctcttttttgctattagatattctgctaatgcattgtccctatgctagccttgcatttcttttcttccatcttgtttccgcttggctgtaaaagtgttaaaaatattatatgtgacctacaacaatgtgcatgctttatccaaaatttcatctgcaatccttaccacctccagcctgtaacaaagagcataattatttcaaatactacggcaacctgaagaaaaaatcatgtttatcaatgtgttattagagacaaacaatcaactaattatactaaccttactaaggttgtttcttatgttgccgtagcgttctttaagttttcccattttagtcgaagctgcgatggagttcgtgggaaacgacgaatcgacgaattaaaatcatttacaagggtttgccaagcctgctgcttcaatttattgtttgtggcatttgttgccttattattgaaattgtCCGCGCCAGTACTTCACGTACAAGCGGGGACTACGAGGTCTGCGGGGGGGTCCAACCACCACCACGGCATCGACGACTCGAGCGGCGAGGGCCGAACACACACAGCGGAACAGAACACTACTGGAACGATATAGAATCGCACGCGCGACTCGCGGCTAATATTGCAAATACTTTATATACAGTCCACAATAAAACCTCAAGaacaaaacctttattttactgaGCTACCGAACATAATGGTCACAAGTGGAAGAAGAGCCGTCTTATAAGTCGCCGTGAAGAATTTTACCAACAAGATTCAATCATTCGGACTTTCTACCCGACCCGCCCTACATTACAACGTAAAAAAGTGTCGTCTTCAAGGATCGAGATTAAAACCGAGTGAGTCCGTTCCATATCCCATCTTTATTTGTCCTCTTATTCCCTAGAAATTTATATAGACTTATTTTGTGCCATACACGTAATTTTTTTCTGCTAacttgtgtgtaattttttttttcgcttgaCCTTCACATGACCTGCAGCGTCCCATTGTTCTAGATTGGTCACCCGGCAGGACCGCATTCCTAAATATCTATTTCCTTATACCTATTGCTACgttgatattattaaattaattgcttttttgcttaacttatttttttgatttctacctgcttacttttattttttaaatttatttcctttaGCTTATTGCTTATAATCTTATTGGCTTGCTTGAAAACAAAATGTCCGACGAAAGAATTAAAAAGCTGTTAAAGCTACGTGGCAGTCAGAAAGCGAAGTTAACgcattttttcaaattatataaaCATCGCGAAGTCATATTCATCATTAAGCAATCCGCACCGAATAGAACTACAAAATAGACTTAAGGCTATCGATGAAGCTTacatagattttaataaattacagaCTGAAATCGAAACTATTTCAGAAGATGAAGAGAAAGAGTACGCAGAACGGGAGCAGTTTGAGACTGTTTACTTTACAGTCACTGCGCTTGCGCATAGCATGTTGGAACCAACATCCAGTAGTGGGCAAACCAGTTACGGTGGATCCGGGACGATCTCAAATGAAAAGAAAGATTTTTTTCGTCTTCCGGACATCAACCTACCCTCTTTCGATGGAGACTTGCATCACTGGCTCGAGTTCCGAGATATGTATATTTCTCTTATACACGACAACACACGTATTAATGAAATTAGTAAATTCCATTATTTGCGAACGTCCCTGAAGGGAAATGCGTCATCAGTGATTCAAAGCCTAGAATTTACagctaataattacaaaattgcaTGGGAATTATTAACGGAAagatacaacaataaaaaaattcttattaaTAATCATATTCAGGCTTTATTCAACGTTGAACAAGTGCAAAAAGATTCATCAAAATCGTTAAGATCTTTAatagatattataaataaaaatttaagatcaCTAAACATCTTGGATCAGCCCACAGACCAATGGGATGTCTTGATTATATTCATGATGAGTAAAAAActagattttatttcaaacaggCAGTGGGAAGAGTTTAAAAGTTCATTAAGTGAGCAACcaactttaaaacaatttatcacatttttaaataacagaGCAGAATTATTAGAAACACTTAGTAGCAACAAACAACTACACAAAAATCCTCAAACTGACACACAAGTTCATAAATCAAAGTCATTCGCTATAGTTACAAAcaatacaaatcaaataaaaaatcctatctGTCCACTGTGTAAACAAAATCATTATCTATTCAGTTGCGATGCATTTAGAGCTTTAGACGTTAACTCACGTATTACTAAAGTTTCCACCTACCATAAtctttgtaaaaattgtttacgCACAGGTCatcaagacaaaaattgtagACTTACCCACTGTAAGTATTGTAACTCACGTCACAACACTCTCCTTCACCGAGAAGTTGACAAAAATACAACTTCGAACATAAACACAGAAAACATAGTATTGTCTGTACACACAAATTCGTCATCAAACATCCATTCATCTCTTGCACCCAATCATCAAACCAATGTATTACTTTCCACAGCGATGGTTAAAGTGATGGACAAGAATGGACGTTGTCACAACGCCCGGGCTCTGCTGGACAACGGCAGTACTTCTAACTTCGTGACCTCCGACCTCTGCGAGAAACTAGGTCTGCCGCGTCATAACACAAACTCAACTGTCATCGGAATCAACAGTAAACTTTCATCTAGTACTAAAATGTGTACATTGTCACTACAAGCTTGTAATGGCAGCTATAAGGCGAGCGTCGATTGCTATATATTGCCAAATATCACTACATCATTgccttcaacatttatatacaAAGAACACATACCCATACCTACCGGAATCGAACTAGCCGACCCCTCTTTTAACGTTCCTTCGGCTATTGATATACTAGTCGGGGCTAGCATCTTTTGGAACATTTTAGGATCAAACACAATAAGCCTAGGTAAACATCAACCCACTTTACGTGAATCCAAACTAGGATGGATTGTGTCTGGCAGTGTTCTTCAACATTCCTCTTATAAAAATACTCACACGCATTGCCACTTCACTCAATCTCTTGAATCTCAGCTTAGTCGGTTCTGGGAGTTAGACTCAGTCTCTTCTAGTCATTCTTTGTCTAAGGAAGAACGAGAATGCGAGGCAATCTTTAGAGAGACAACAAGACGAAATAAAAAAGGTGAGTTTATAGTTACTATTCCTCTTAAACAGTCTCCTGACGTTCTGGGATATTCATACACAAAAGCAAAATTAAGATTTCTTTCTGTAGAGAGAAAATTACAGCGCGATGAGAAACTGAAGAATGATTATCATAATTTTATGCGTGAGTATATAAATCTTGGGCATATGATACAAAATACACCTCATACACATAAATCAACATCAAACAATCACTCTTCTAACATAACATCGGACACTCATTCATCGTACATAACAAAAAACGTTCATTCATCGGACAACACATCAAATAACAATCCTTCTAGCATTACATCAAACATACAATCACATAGCACAACATTAAACACATCCATACAACAATCCGAAGCATACAACACTTCAAACATAATACAGAAATCTACATCTGAGAATCTGCAcgcatttaataaaaacataaataattacttacctcATCATGGAGTGATACGGGAATCCAGCACAACCACTAAACTACGAGTAGTGTTTGATGCATCAGCAGCGACGTCCTCCGGTAAGTCGTTTAATGACATACAGCACATTGGCCCTACAGTACAAGACGATCTTCTTTCCATCCTGCTGCGATTCAGGCAACACAAATATGTGGTTACCAGCGATGTGGAGAAAATGTATCGGGCTATACAAGTAGAACCTTCTCAACGTAGTTTACAgcaaatattatttagatttgATCCGTCAGAACCGTTGCATACTTACATTCTGAACACTGTAACATACGGAACGGCATCCGCTCCCTTCTTAGCTACTCGATGTTTAATTGCTCTTGCTGATGAATGCACAGACCCAGAGACTAAACGAGCAATAGCACATGACTTTTATATGGATGACTATTTGGGAGGGGGTAATTCAATTGAAATGGTAACAAAACTTTGTCGTAATATTATCAATACACTAGACTCAGCAAAATTTAACTTACGTAAATGGCGATCTAATAGTACAAAAATATTGCAAACAATTTCTGATATTAAGGCAGATAAAGATAAGACGTTAAATTTGAATAACTCTGCGCCGAGCAAAACTCTTGGTCTTCACTGGAACTCTGAATCAGATAACTTCTTCTTTTTGTTAAATTCACATCAGACCTTTAAAGTCACTAAACGCACAATCTTGTCAGAAATTAGTCAGGTTTTCGATCCTTTGGGGCTCGTCGGACCATGCATTGTTGAAgtcaaattaataatacaacAGTTATGGAAAACCAAGTCCGACTGGGATGAAGAAGTTCCAATCAACTTAAAAACATCATATTTGAGCTTAATGCAATCACTTCcatcacttaataatataaatattcctCGATGGTCCTTTAACGACGACACTGTTACCATCGAAATTCATACGTTCTCAGACGCATCAGAACGCGCTTACGGAGCGAGTTgttatattaaaactattacaaGTAATGGCAATATTCGCGTTCGCCTTTTAgcttctaagaataagattgcACCCATTAAGTCAAGTACAATACCTCGTCTTGAATTATGCGCGGCCTTATTAGGTACtagactatatataaaaattatcaagTCACTCACTATTCAGTTTGATCGTTCTTTCTTCTGGACAGATTCTACTATTGTGCTAGGATGGCTAACCGCACCTTCTAATCGCTTAAAATCGTTCGTTCGAAATAGAATTAATGAAATACATGAAAGTACGAATGGTCACAGCTGGAGCTACGTACCGTCTAAAGAGAACCCAGCAGACCTAGTTTCTCGGGGGGCGAGGGCTGATGTACTCAGCGCATCCAGTCTGTGGTGGATTGGTCCATCTTTTTTACATTCAACACATACACAATTTCCAGTCAATCCTAACGCACAAACACTAAAAAACCTTCCGAAGATGTCTTTTGTTGTTAACACTACAGAAAATTCAATTGTCatgttaatgaataaaatatcagACTTTTCGAAATTATTAAGAATTACAGCATACAtcaaaagatttatttataatttaaaaaataaaaactcacagaatacagataataatttactatttaCGGAAATATCTTCAGCTCACAATACCTTAATTCGTCTTGCACAGCAGGATACGTTTCCGGAGGAATATCATATTCTCAAATCAAACCAAATTTTGCCCTCGAAAAATAGACTTTTATCTCTTTCTCCTTTTCTCGACTCTGACGACATTATTCGAGTTGGAGGTCGACTCAATAATTCTTTCTACAGTTACGATGTTAAACACCCAATACTCTTGTGCAGTAAACACATTCTTACAaaacttatttttgttaaacaacACAAAGATTCCCTTCACGCTAGCCCTTTACTTCTACTTTCACAAATAAGACAGAAATACTGGCCGCTTGGTGGGAGAAATTTAGCGAAGCGTGTAGTAGGCCTATGTATTCGCTGTGTTAGGCAGAAGGCTAAAACTACACAGCCCGTTATGAGCGACTTACCGAGCGATAGGCTGCAGTTAGAATTTCCGTTTCTGAATACTGGAATTGATTACGCCGGGCCGGTGATGATTCTCAATCGAAAGGGGCGTGGTGGTAAACTGATAAAATcatatatttgtgtttttatttgctTTGCAGTGAAAGCGTTGCATTTGGAGATCGTCTCGGATCTTACCAAGGAGGGCTTCCTTAGCGCACTCGATCGCTTCATTGCCCGTCGAGGGAAACCGCAGAATATTTACTGTGATAATGGAACTTCGTTCGTTGGAGCCTCCAactatttaattcataattgtgTTGATGACATCAACAGTCTAGGTATAAGGTTTAAATTTATTCCTGCTTACTCACCTCATTTCGGTGGACTGTGGGAAGCTGCCGTTAAGTCTGTTAAATTTCATTTGGTAAGAATATTGGGTCAATCACACTTAACTTATGAAGAGATGACAACTTGTCTGGCACAGATTGAGTCTATTTTAAATTCTAGACCTCTTACACCGATGTCATCAGATCCATCTGACTTAACCTTCCTTACGCCCGCCCATTTCCTTATTGGTCGGCCACTCACTTCGGTACCATATCCCGACATCACGGAAGCCAACATCACTCGTCTTCAACGTTTCCAACGAGTTGAAAGCCTAAAGCAACATTTTTGGAGACGATACTCTAATGAATATGTTTCTCTCTTACAACAGAGATACAAATGGAAAAAATCTTCAGGTCAACTGCGGATCGGTGCAATGGTCATTATCAAGGACAAGACATTGCCGCCAATGATGTGGCTTTTGGGACGAATAGTTCGTCTCGTACATGGCAACGACGGCATCGCCAGGGTTGCTGATATTGCAACCACGAAAGGCATACTACGCCGGGCATACAACAACATATGCCCGCTTCCTGTAGACTCCTCGAAGATCCATATTGAAGAAGACGACTCTTCAACGCCGGGGAGGATGTCCGCGCCAGTACTTCACGTACAAGCGGGGACTACGAGGTCTGCGGGGGGGTCCAACCACCACCACGGCATCGACGACTCGAGCGGCGAGGACCGAACACACACAGCGACACAGAACACTACTGGAACGATATAGAATCGCACGCGCGACTCGCGGCTAATATTGCATTAAAAACTTTATATACAGTCCACTTAACAATAAAACCTCAAGaacaaaacctttattttactgaGCTACCGAACAGAAATAttttttcgccgccacaagttctgctagaatcatcgtctcatgttttgtcatgggtgctgcctttcttgactgaaaaagatatattttctaaacttgaactcaaagttttcaaagtaaaattattattatcaatgtagttcatagatacttacagaattcattttatttcactgtagctctttaattataaacacacatagaattataaacgaaagttttaaagcgttttggaggtaagtcatcatctaatatattaggtaaacaatagaaaaacaaacaaaagaaactgatcactgcttattggtaaacggactgtcaaaacgtttcgtttcataatttcgactaggataaaaatagcaatacgtccaatttaaaaaaatctacatatgtttttattactttttgttataaacaaatgtgtttatgatagtctacaatatgctggttaaattatagttataatttagaataaaataaaataagtcttgatcctgatgttgtttcgtatttgtagtagaacgaaacgtatcaagaggctcggataaatcggagggaagaagctatctactgttggttaaagagagatagcacttatccgtgattgtgaaacgcaaactaaggatagatacgctcttgctgatattcggagatagctatctatccgaaaactcagatacgttattgaaaacggccgtaagtAATATTCTATCTCTGCACTGTATCAACACGGGGCAAAATTATTACACTGAAACACAATTTGATGCtggagtaaaatatattttgagtgTTCTGATTATAAAATGACAAGCGTCGTGTTGATAATTTGTTCAGTAGCCCCAGCCACATCCGCATCCGCCGTAGCTTCCATAGCCGAGACCGTAGCCGCCTCCGTAGCCTCCAAAGCCGAGACCGTAGCCGTCTCCGTAACCAGCTCCATAGCCGAATCCACCCTCGCGGGTAATACCAACGGCACCGTTTCCGCAGCCGTAATCGATTTCACCAATACCGGCGGTGGGGAACTCGCCAGCGACATCAGCAGTACCAAGGAACGGCAGGTTGCCGCAGACACCGACGGTACCCTCATACCTGTTCTCGGAAGCTATCCCAAGCCCAGTGGGAGCAGCAGAGGCAGTAGCAACAGGGAGACCACCACCGCTGAAACCGCGACCGCATCCACCTCCAAGACCCCCGTAGCCCAGACCACCATAGCCCAGACCACCATAGCCCAAACCACCATAGCCCAGACCGCCGTAACCACGACCTCCGCAACCACAACCAATGCTCAAAACGGACTGTGAACAATGTgaagtaattaaatatattattattagaacgcgttttacattaaatataagTTTAATTGAAAAGACGTACCTGTGCCACGAGGGCGGTGGCGCAGACGAAGAGAATGAGTTTAGCGGCCATGTTGTTTCACTGAATGACTTCAGAATGAGTTCGATGTCAGTTGTGTCTGTTTTATACGGAATATTTCTCAAGTGTCCTATCTCAAAAACGTGACTTTAACCTACATTACTATACTTTGTGAAATTTCGTATGAATGAGATTACCCTAACTAGTAATGCGGCTTTTGGAGACAGCTAAATGATACGTGTCAATCAAGGAAAAATAAGGTTTTTTCACAATTATACATTTCAAAACTTTGTCGCAATCGCCCTTATAGGAATACAATTATTCGTATAAAAGGATTGCCGCTGTGCAGTACTAGCATTCTCCGTCTAGTACCTGAATACAACAACATGTCTACCTTCGCTCTCCTTCTCTGCGCTCAGGCCTGCCTGATCCAAGTGAGTAATCTTTATTCTATGTGCTCTGCGAtataaaatttgtgtttttgCTGTTCGATTGGAATGTCCACGAGAATCTTCACTCTCGTTACAGAACGTATACGGCCAGTACTTCGGTGGACTAGGCGGTTGCGGTTGTGGAGGTGGATGGAATGGTTGGAACGGACTCGGTGGTGGTTGGAACGGACTAGGTGTTGGCTGGAACGGCATCGGCGGTGGATACGGCGCCGGCTGCGGTTCATACGGAGGTGAGGGTATCGGTAACGTTGGAGTCGCCGGTGAGCTGCCCGTTGGTGGTGTCACCGCTGTCGGCGGCCGCGTGCCCATCATCGGTGGTGTCGAGTACGGAGGTCCCGCCTGCGCCGCTGGTGCCGTCTCCATCTGCGGACACTGCGCTCCCACCTGCGGATGTGGACGTGCTGGTTTCGGTGGATACTACTGAAAATGTAAAGAAAGACAATTCGGCAATCCTCCATTAATTAAACTCTGATCGATGCAAGCGTAGCTGGTTTTATTAAGATTTGTTAAGAGAGTTTCCAATAACTTCTTCCCAAGAATTTGGTTTCAACTAAAGctacttaattaaaaatcttgAACAACATACAAGTCTATTACCTATATTCTTTGATAATATTGAGGACAGGAAGGATTCCCTGAGTAGGCGAAACATTATATTATGGTAAAGTGATGTCTCGGTCTACTATGAAGAAGTACAATGATTTCAGGTAATAGAAATGTTCTCGCGGCCGCTGCTGATGCCGATCACTTCAATCAATTACTACTCTAAGAAATCGCTACAGAGCTTGgtacaaaatataaatgaagCATAAAACATTTCCTTTGACCCTGAGTGAGATCTTAATATTTTCGGGCGACTACGGTACCGAAAAATTTAGATGGTTCTTCTGTTGGCTTCATTCTTGTACAAGCTGGGGTTTGGAATGTTAGTTCCACGAATTCAGTTTTAGCGGACTTTTGGTGGAGAATCCTTTCAATTGCCTTATAAACCTACAAACGTTTATATTTAGCTTGGAGAGATGGAAACAACTTGGAAACACGGAGTTTGATCTAACCGAGTTTCCGAACATCAGCGCTATGCTCCGACTAGAGCCTTTTATTGGGTCTCAGATTCTGTCGAACATCAAAAGCCACAAAATGCCCTACTTCGGCTTTGTACAAACACAGACCATTGTTACAAAAATGTTCATTTTGATAGAAATAACTTTTGTGTATAACACGTATTATAACAAACACATATTATAACAAACTTCAGTTCAATAATTCTTTCAGGGCTGTGTTGGGGCTGCCCCGGTTTTGTAGCGCCTCGGGTATGTTCGCAGTGGCTTGTACGGATTGCTTTCATGCGACCATATGCAAGCGGTGCGCATCCTTGGTACGCAGAGTGCGGGCCAGTTCCAACACGGCCATGATTGCAAACAGACTGGACTGCCCCTATATAAGACACTGTTGTAATAAGCATCTGTCTCTCATTAATCTAACACAGTGACTGGTATGGTGGCGGTTACTCtgttaacattatttcattatttattgtattagttcttttattaattttaattttatattagtagttgacaattttaattttaattattttgatttggtttcatttatgtttgtttttgtttttagtcattttgataaattgtaattttaattttattgtattttgaattagatgttatgtaattgtatgtgacattttatgggcttaagttgcctgaaataaacgcatttcattcattcattcatttcataaCTCATCTCTAAAGTATTTTGGGATGTAATGAATGTGAAATGGCACCAAAGATCATACATGAATCGCCTCCAAAAGACGTTACTAAATGATCATATCCCTCCCTACATTGACCACAAACTATATATAGTTCTTCAGAGTAATTTAGGTATTCACGGGCAAATCTTAAGCGAGCTTGTCTGGGTGTTGCAAACAGCTTTAAACCATTTGCTGGCCtaaaatcttagcttcattCGCGTAAATACGTTAACTCCACGTGCTTGATTCGGCTCTGCTTTGATGTTAACTGACGTGAGGATGTGATTTCGCAAGGAAGCTGAAAGACCCATTCGTTGTTTCGACGGGTGGTTACTCGAGCTCTGCCGGTACCACAACTCCTTCTGTAAGAACCGGTCTCTACGAGCCTTCTACACACTTTAGCAATCGCAGACTGGTTTAAATTTATATCCGTTGATGCCGAACTAATGCCACAACTTGTGCGGCTTGTTCGAACGAAGTATCCACATTGTTGTGCCGAAGCTCTTGTTAAGTTATAAGCTAAAAGCGTGGGGTACATAGTATCaatacttttaatattatatgaacagatatgagttattatggttattttgataatatcctgagaagcgccccacactttttttactataaagtcaatattttctgacactatttttaattcaaatttattaaaatttgttttctattttttagttggagtttctttaaaagcgtatttttttagttttttaaactattatttattattacaagaCGTTATTCTTTCATCGAGGAAGTCATTCCTGAATATTAGGTATGTAGACTGATTCCGGGATGTACAACGCTGATACAGTCGCATAACTCAGTACTAGTACATTaggagtcttatcctttaagccacgatgacAGTAAGTGATCTCTGTATCATATCGCCACGGAGCAAAATTATTATACTGAAACACAATTTGATGCtggagtaaaatatattttgagtgTTCAGATTATAAAAGGACAAGCGTCGTGTTGACAATTTGTTCAGTAGCCGCAGCCACATCCGCATCCGCCGTAGCCTCCATAGCCGAGACCGTAGCCACCTCCGTAGCCTCCATAGCCGAGACCATAGCCGCCTCCGTAACCAGCTCCATAGCCGAGTCCACCCTCGCGGGTAATACCAACGGCACCGTTTCCGCAGCCGTAGAGGATTTCACCAATACCGGCGGTGGGGAACTCGCCAGCGACATCAGCAGTACCAAGGAACGGCAGGTTGCCGCAGACACCGACAGTACCCTCGTACCTGTTCTCGGAAGCTATCCCAAGCCCAGTGGGAGCAGCAGAGGCAGTAGCAACAGGGAGACCACCACCGCTGAAACCACGACCGCATCCACCTCCATAGCCCCCGTAGCCTAGACCACCATAGCCCAGACCGCCGTAGCCACGACCTCCACAACCGCAACCACAACCGATGCCTAAAGCGGACTGTGAACAATGGGAAGAAATTAAATATACTAGTGGtctcccagtagtcgaaatttgactataattattgGAC
This Bombyx mori chromosome 2, ASM3026992v2 DNA region includes the following protein-coding sequences:
- the LOC134198684 gene encoding chorion class A protein L12-like isoform X2, with amino-acid sequence MSTFALLLCAQACLIQNVYGQYFGGLGGCGCGGGWNGWNGLGGGWNGLGVGWNGIGGGYGAGCGSYGGEGIGNVGVAGELPVGGVTAVGGRVPIIGGVEYGGPACAAGAVSICGHCAPTCGCGRAGFGGYY
- the LOC101744264 gene encoding chorion class B protein M1768, translated to MAAKLILFVCATALVAQSALGIGCGCGCGGRGYGGLGYGGLGYGGYGGGCGRGFSGGGLPVATASAAPTGLGIASENRYEGTVGVCGNLPFLGTADVAGEFPTAGIGEILYGCGNGAVGITREGGLGYGAGYGGGYGLGYGGYGGGYGLGYGGYGGCGCGCGY